CTCGCCAAAATACAGCCCGCCGGTCAATTCACGAACAATCATCAGGTCAACAGCGGCGGTTGAACGCAGGGGCGAAAAATGGGCCAGTGACGAATACGAAGTCACCGGGCGCAAATTGGCATAGGTCCGCATGTGTTGTCGAAGCGCCAGCAACCCGGCTTCCGGACGCTTTTCAAACGGCACACTGGCAAATTCGGGCGAACCCACCGCGCCGAGCAACACGGCATCGCTTTTGAGCGCGGCTTCAAGCGTGGCGGCAGGCAACGGTTCGCCAAACTCACGGAGCGCCGCACCACCAATCGGCTGTTCTGAAATTTCAAACTCGTGGCCGAAACAGTCTTCGACGGTTTTTAATACTGACAGGGCTTCGCACGTGACTTCCGGCCCAATGCCATCACCTGGGAGTACTAAAATATGTTTGGTGTCAGTCTGAACCATAAAATGAATTATGAATTATGAATTATGAATTATGAAAACTGTTGATTCCATTTGGCTTACACTAAGCATAGTGCCACTACCCGATTTCTTCAGCCCAAGCCCTGATTTTCAGCCCCGAGCCCCAAGCCCGATTTCTTCAGCCCGAGACTTCCGAGCGACGACGTAGGGCAACAATCCACCAGCCGCCAGCAGATCCTGGGCAAATTTCGAAAGCGGCACAAACCGGTACTCCGTCCCCTGGGTTTGATTGCGAATGATACCGGCTGCCGGATCAATCCACAGCCAGTCATTGGGATTGACGGCGCTAGCTTCGGGGCATTCGATAATCAGAAAACCATTGTTAATGGCGTTGCGATAAAAAATCCGTGAAAAACTGGAGGCAATCACGGCTGAAACTCCAGCACCACGCAGCGCCCACACTGCGTGTTCACGCGAGGAACCACAGCCGAAATTTTCTCCAGCCACAATGATGTCACCTTTTTGCACCCGGCCTGTAAACGCCGGATCAATGTCTTCCATTGCGTGGCGGGCCAGGGTTGGTTCGTCGCTGGTGTTTAAATACCGCGCCGGAATGATCTCGTCGGTGTTGATGTGATCGCGAATGTAAACGTGAGCAGTGCCTTCGATTGCCATAACTGTAGGGTTCAGGGTTCAGGGTTCAGGGTTCAGGGTTTTCAGAAGGGATGAGGGATGAAGGATGAGGGATGAAAAAATCCCC
This genomic window from Acidobacteriota bacterium contains:
- a CDS encoding 3-isopropylmalate dehydratase small subunit, which gives rise to MAIEGTAHVYIRDHINTDEIIPARYLNTSDEPTLARHAMEDIDPAFTGRVQKGDIIVAGENFGCGSSREHAVWALRGAGVSAVIASSFSRIFYRNAINNGFLIIECPEASAVNPNDWLWIDPAAGIIRNQTQGTEYRFVPLSKFAQDLLAAGGLLPYVVARKSRAEEIGLGARG